In Armatimonadota bacterium, the sequence GACCCCGGCGGCTCGACCCCAGTCGGCGCGACCCCGGTCGGCAGCAGCCGGGAATCCCACCGGTGCCGAGCTTACTCTACCCGTCCTTCCACGCCGGCATCTCGGCCATGGCCGCGTCAACCTCACGTTCGGCCTCGCCGCGGGACTTGCCCATCGCGTCCACGGTGAACTGGATCCAGCCCTCGCGCACCTGCTCGCGCGACTTGAGGTGGCCCTCAGCGTCGGTGCAGTAGACGCAGTAGGGGTTCTGCTCGATCCCTGCGCCGTGCATCTCGGACGTCTGCATGGGCATGCCGCAGCTGTGACAGGTATCAACCGCTCCCATTCTAGCTCCTCCTGCCGCTGCGCCTTTGGGGAGGGCTTACGGCGCAGTCCGGCGCAAATCCTGCTGCAGCCGTGGCGGCCGGGCACACAGGCCACGAGCGCGCCGGTGCGCCACGCGCGCGGCCCCGGAGTTCGCCGCGCAAGCCGATGCTCGCCGGCAGGATGATTCGTCGGCCGCGCCGAAAACCAGCGTCCTGGACGTAACCCGGCGGGCCCCGATGGTCGGGCCCGCCTCACACTTGCGCGGAGAGGTGCCATGGAATCAGCAGCGGTGCGGGCGCAGCCTGCCGGGCCCCTGCGGCTCGGGGTCATCGTTAGCTTCCACGAGGAGCCGGAAAAGGAACTGCGCAAGGTCGCGGATTTCGGTCTGCCCACCTGCCAGGTGGCGACCTGGGATCCGGCCCTGTACACCGACGGAAACGGCGAGCGGCTGCGCCAAGCGTGCGCCGACACCGGCGTCGAGATCACCACGCTGTGGACCGGGTATCCGGGGCCGCAGGTATGGGATTTCGTTGACGGCCCCGCCACCATCGGCTTCGTGCCGCCGGAGTACCGGGAGATGCGCGTGGCGGCGCTGGTGCGCGGTGCGGAATTCGCGCGCTCCGTCGGCGTTCCTTCGATTACCACCCACGCCGGGTTCATACCCGAGAACCCGCGCGACCCGCTGTACGCAGGTACGGTTGGCGCCCTGCGCCGGATCGCGGAGCGCTGCCAGGAGCTGGGGCTGAGCTTCTGCTTCGAAACCGGCCAGGAGACACCGATCACCCTGCTGCGGGTCATGACCGACATCGGCACCGGCAATCTCGGCGTCAATCTCGACCCCGCCAACCTGCTCATGTACGGCAAGGCCAACCCGGTGGACGCCCTGGATGTCCTGGGGGCTTACGTGCGCGGAGTCCACGCCAAGGACGGGGAGTACCCGACCGAGCCGGGGCGCCTGGGCGCGGAGAAGCCGCTG encodes:
- a CDS encoding sugar phosphate isomerase/epimerase family protein — its product is MESAAVRAQPAGPLRLGVIVSFHEEPEKELRKVADFGLPTCQVATWDPALYTDGNGERLRQACADTGVEITTLWTGYPGPQVWDFVDGPATIGFVPPEYREMRVAALVRGAEFARSVGVPSITTHAGFIPENPRDPLYAGTVGALRRIAERCQELGLSFCFETGQETPITLLRVMTDIGTGNLGVNLDPANLLMYGKANPVDALDVLGAYVRGVHAKDGEYPTEPGRLGAEKPLGEGRVGFDRLVPKLKSFGFAGVLTIEREISGESQARDIRRAIEVLTPLL
- a CDS encoding zinc ribbon domain-containing protein, whose protein sequence is MGAVDTCHSCGMPMQTSEMHGAGIEQNPYCVYCTDAEGHLKSREQVREGWIQFTVDAMGKSRGEAEREVDAAMAEMPAWKDG